One Thioclava electrotropha DNA segment encodes these proteins:
- a CDS encoding ABC transporter permease, protein MAETTPHSFGGSMGLSSMSLSKGFVTIVASTLALILLCIIFAPSAVTAGSLMGSLPFAAVLGIVGLGQMLVVQQGGFDLSVPGSVSLAVVIATHMPNGQDAGLLPALIIAVGFALAAGVLNGIMVAYFRLNAIVATIGMNALLFSAVFAISGGVPRITTNLLAHIAGGQTLGIPHSVLFALAILALVSFGLKKTVAGRRFEAIGANPKAARAAGLSVKPYQAMAYVAAQILYCTAGILIAGITREPTAFQGNSLLLPSVAVVVLAGTSLLGGRGFPISVVIAAFFLNQLSQFALSIGVPYSAQTIVQALALVFGIGVYSIEWTTRFKKEQTSSTEEENHETV, encoded by the coding sequence ATGGCTGAGACGACGCCGCATAGCTTCGGAGGTTCGATGGGACTTTCTTCGATGTCCCTGTCGAAGGGCTTCGTCACCATCGTCGCCTCGACGCTGGCGCTCATCCTCCTTTGCATCATCTTCGCACCCTCGGCGGTCACCGCCGGGTCGCTGATGGGCAGCCTACCTTTCGCGGCGGTGCTTGGCATCGTCGGGCTCGGCCAGATGCTGGTGGTGCAGCAGGGCGGCTTCGATCTGTCGGTGCCGGGCTCGGTATCGCTCGCGGTTGTGATCGCGACCCACATGCCCAATGGGCAGGACGCAGGGCTTCTGCCCGCCCTGATCATCGCGGTCGGCTTCGCGCTCGCCGCGGGGGTGCTCAACGGCATCATGGTCGCCTATTTCCGCCTGAACGCGATCGTCGCGACCATCGGGATGAACGCGCTTCTGTTCTCGGCGGTCTTCGCGATCTCGGGCGGCGTGCCGCGGATCACGACGAACCTGCTGGCCCATATCGCGGGCGGTCAGACCCTGGGTATTCCCCATTCGGTGCTGTTCGCCCTCGCCATTCTGGCCCTCGTGTCGTTCGGCCTGAAAAAGACGGTGGCTGGCCGTCGCTTCGAGGCGATCGGGGCCAACCCCAAGGCGGCCCGCGCGGCGGGTCTGAGCGTCAAACCATATCAGGCGATGGCCTATGTGGCGGCGCAGATCCTTTACTGCACCGCGGGCATCCTGATCGCAGGCATCACCCGCGAACCCACGGCATTTCAGGGCAACAGCCTGCTTCTGCCCTCGGTCGCCGTGGTGGTGCTGGCTGGGACCTCGCTTCTGGGAGGGCGCGGCTTTCCGATCTCGGTCGTCATCGCCGCCTTCTTTCTCAACCAGCTCAGCCAGTTCGCTCTGTCGATCGGTGTGCCGTATTCGGCGCAGACCATCGTGCAGGCGCTCGCTCTTGTATTCGGCATCGGGGTCTACTCGATCGAATGGACGACCCGTTTCAAGAAAGAACAGACAAGTTCTACAGAGGAGGAGAACCATGAAACTGTCTAA
- a CDS encoding zinc-dependent alcohol dehydrogenase, translating into MKALIFDEPNKPIVTQVQTPGITDNEVLIQSRRVGICHSDYELLAGQYIIPISYPVVPGHEWVGEVVEVGKNVDGLKPGDRVVGECVINTPERIHHFGFSMDGADREFFAARPEWLHKLPDAVDDAKGALIEPFTCGYYAVLRHGGVCAADTVVVSGGGTIGLVSAAAAIGMGARVIVVDPVPLRREIAMKLGADGTIDPTNGDPIEAVQEMTKGGADLVVECAGHPASLANVFDYARDDGDVSMVGINIGQKFPVELGKIQIKNLNVKGCIGSPGVWPAAIRFLERTGLDLSPIQTHSYNIDDAMTALELGKSPDKAVKVTLEIS; encoded by the coding sequence ATGAAAGCCCTGATCTTCGACGAACCGAACAAGCCCATCGTGACGCAGGTGCAGACGCCCGGCATCACGGACAACGAGGTGCTAATCCAGTCGCGCCGCGTTGGGATTTGCCACTCAGATTACGAGCTGCTGGCCGGTCAATACATCATCCCGATTTCCTATCCGGTCGTTCCGGGCCACGAATGGGTCGGCGAAGTCGTCGAGGTCGGGAAGAATGTCGACGGGCTCAAGCCCGGGGATCGTGTGGTCGGCGAATGCGTGATCAACACGCCCGAGCGCATCCACCACTTCGGCTTCTCGATGGACGGTGCGGATCGCGAATTCTTCGCCGCGCGCCCCGAATGGCTGCACAAGCTGCCCGACGCGGTCGATGACGCAAAAGGCGCGCTGATCGAACCCTTCACCTGCGGGTATTACGCGGTGCTGCGCCATGGCGGCGTCTGCGCGGCGGATACGGTCGTCGTCTCGGGCGGCGGCACGATCGGCCTTGTCTCGGCAGCCGCCGCGATCGGCATGGGCGCTCGCGTGATCGTGGTCGATCCGGTGCCGCTTCGCCGCGAGATCGCGATGAAGCTCGGTGCGGACGGCACGATCGATCCGACCAACGGCGACCCGATCGAAGCGGTGCAGGAGATGACCAAGGGCGGCGCCGATCTGGTGGTCGAATGTGCGGGCCATCCGGCCTCGCTGGCCAATGTCTTCGACTATGCCCGCGACGACGGGGATGTCTCGATGGTCGGCATCAATATCGGCCAGAAATTCCCGGTCGAGCTGGGCAAGATCCAGATCAAGAACCTCAACGTGAAAGGCTGCATCGGCTCGCCCGGCGTCTGGCCGGCAGCGATCCGGTTCCTGGAGCGCACCGGGCTCGATCTCTCGCCGATCCAGACCCACAGCTACAACATCGATGACGCGATGACCGCGCTGGAGCTGGGCAAGTCGCCCGACAAGGCGGTCAAGGTCACCTTGGAAATCAGCTGA